The DNA region AATTCCAATTCCGCCAAGGAATCTGAAAATTGAAAAAATGATAGAATCATTGGCAAAAGCTGTTCCTATTGCTGAAATAAAAAACAGTACACCAATTAATATTAAGGTCTTTTTTCTTCCTAAAATATTTGTTGGGTAGGAACCAAAAAGGGCTCCAATTACTGTTCCCCATAAAGCAGAGGACATTACTACTAATCCGTGGTAAAGATCAGACGATCCCCATAATAATTGTAATTGTTTGTCTGCTCCTGAAATGACTACGGTGTCAAATCCGAATAGGAAGCCCGCTAGAGCTACTACAACTGACCAGTATAATAATTTTTTTTTGTTCATTTTTTGGTTTTGGTTGGTTAATTTTAAAGTTAATAGTTGCTGTTCTTACCAAATTCTGGTTATAGATTGGAATTTTATATTATGAATCTTTTGATTTTCATTAGACTGAATGGTTAATTTGGTGTAAGGGTGGTTAGGGAATATTTGCTCCGTAAAAGTATAAATACCTCCATCTAAGAAAATTTCAATTGACGACCAGTCTAAAATGATTTGATAATCAATTGTTTTTGAAATAAGATTTGGTGTAGCTGTGATGTGTGTTTTTTCTCCAAAACTTTTTTCAAAATTTACTTTTCCTGAATGGCGTCTGTCAATAGAAAAGCTTTGTTTTTTAGCATTATAATTTAGAAACAGTGAATCTTTTGAATCATTTGAAAAAACTAATTTTAAATCTTTGTTTGCTGTTTTTAAACTGATTTGTGATTGGTTCAGATTGGGGTATGAAAAAACTTTTTCTTGGTCTTTTTGTAGTATAATATTTTTTTTCAAAAAATCAGTAGTTAATTGTTTTTTGAATGGTTCAATAATTTGACTCTGCAAACAATATGCATTATTAATTTTGGAAAGTGATAGTGTTCTTGGAAGTGTCATTGCACTTCTCCAATTTGTAGTAGGAGTATTTCGTGCATAGTTCCAATTACTCATCCAACCCAGAAAAATACGTTCTCCATTAGGTGTATTATTGAAAGTGACTCCCGCATAATTGTCGGTGCCATAATCAATCCATTTGATGTCTTTTTGTTCTGTTTTAAATGTTTTTCCGTTAAAATCACCAATGAAATATTGTGTACCAGATCCTCCATTAGGGGCACCAAGATTTATGCTTGTTAAAAGTACCCATTTTTCCTCCTGAGTGTTTTTTACTTTTATTTTAAATAAATCCGGACATTCCCATACGCCTTCATGTGCGCCTGAATTTTGCCCAAATTCACTCTCTAATTTCCAATTGATTAAATTTTTTGAAGTATAAAATTGTGCACGATCACCAGCAACTAAAACCAAATTCCATATTTTCATTTCGTCATTCCAGAAAACTTTTGGGTCTCTGAAATCACGAAAAGAGGAATTGTCAATAATAGGATTGTTTTTGAATTTAATCCAGGTTTCACCTCCATCGAGACTATAAGCTAAACCTTGAGTTTGTATGTTGATTTTAGCTGCTTTTTCATTTTCCATATTATGGTAAGTAAAAATAGCAACCATAGGAGGGTTGTCTTTTGTTCCCAATCCTGAAGTGTTATTGAAATCAATGACTGTACTTCCTGAAAATATCAATCCCAACTGATCCGGGTACAATGCTATTTTTTTATGTTCCCAATGAATTAAGTCAGTACTGGTGGCATGTCCCCAATGCATAGGCCCCCAGACAATATCTTCCGGATAGTGTTGGTAAAACAAATGATAAATGCCTTTATAATATACCATTCCATTTGGATCGTTCATCCAGTTTTTTTCAGGGGAAAAATGGAATTGAGATCTGTATGATTCTTTGTAGTATAGTGTTGAGTCTGCTGTGATATTATTTTTTGATGAAATAGAAAAACTATTCTTCTCTTGTGCCAAACAAGGAAAATAGAAAAGGAAGCTTGTTAAGAGTTTAAAAATTAAGGTTTTATTGGGTTTAAATTTCATTAGAATGAATTTTAGGATTTCCAAATTAGTATAAATTTTTCATTAATGAAGGGGAATTTATGACCGATAACGTTTTCGATATTTCGAAAACGTTATCGGTCATAAATCAAGTTATTTTGCTTGAGATTCAAATTATTATAACTTTAAAAGTTTTAAGTTTGACACAATAAATATTTTACTATGAACCGAAAACATATTACTATGAACCGAAAACATATTACCAGATTTGATTATTTGCTTATATTATATTTTTTTACATTTTTACTTAGTCCATCATTTGCTCAAAAAGTAACTATTCCAATCGCTACTGCAGATCATATGTTTCTGTTGCAGACTGATAATCAGAATCGACTTAGAACAGTTTATTTTGGTAAACCTATTGAGAATGAAAGTGAATGGGAATCGGTAAGTTCATTATCAAAGTATGACGAGAATAATTCAGGTATTTATAATAATGCATATACTCCGGCAGGAACTTGGAATCTTTCTGATCCTGCAATTCAGGTGAAACATGCAGACGGTAATACTTCATTAGAATTAAAGTATGTTAGTCATAAACAGGAACAATTAGATGGAAATGTTACATTAATTAATATTTTACTTAAAGATCCAGTTTATCCTTTTGAAGTAAATTTGTATTATAAAGTATGGAAGAATGAGAACTTGGTAGAGCAATGGGTAGCAATAAAACACAATGAAAGTAATCCTGTTTTACTTCAAAAATATGCTTCTGCTAATTTGTTTTTCTCGAATAAGGACTTTTATTTGACAAGTTTTCAGGGAGAATATTTAAAAGAGATGCAGCCAATTGAAAATAAATTGGAACAAGGAATAAAAACTATTGATTCTAAATTAGGGACCAGAGCAATGCTTATGCAAACTCCTAATTTTATGATTTCATTCGGTCATCCGGCTTCAGAAACTGAAGGGACTGTACTACTTGGACAATTAGCATGGAGTGGAAGTTTTAAATTAGATTTTGAAATAGATTCAAATAAAAATTTAAGATTAATAACGGGAATTAATCCATTTGCCTCAGAATATTCGCTCGCTCCTAATAAGACATTCACAACTCCTTCTTTGATTTATGCTTTGTCAAATAATGGTGTTGGCGAAGCGAGTAGGAATTTACAAGACTGGGCTAGAAAATATAGGGTTTTAGATGGTCAGGGCGAACGTCTTACGTTATTAAATAACTGGGAAGCCACTTATTTTGATTTCAATGAAAATAAAATAGTAGGATTATTTAAAGGAGCCAAGGATATTGGTGTTGATTTGTTTTTATTAGATGACGGTTGGTTTGGAAATAAATATCCTAGGAATAATGATGATGCCGGATTAGGAGATTGGCAGGAGAATAAAAAGAAATTACCGCATGGTATTGGTTACTTGGTAAAAGAAGCCAAGAAGGAAGGTGTTAAATTTGGAATTTGGATTGAGCCAGAAATGGTAAATCCTAAAAGTGAATTATATGAAAAACATTTAGATTGGGTTATTAGACAACCGCAACGTCCTGAAATTTATTATAGAAATCAAATGGTTTTGGATTTGACCAATCCTGAAGTTCAAGACTTTGTGTTTGGTATTGTAGATGATTTATTTGTAAAAAATCCTGAATTAGCATTTATTAAATG from Flavobacterium nitratireducens includes:
- a CDS encoding glycoside hydrolase family 32 protein, which codes for MKFKPNKTLIFKLLTSFLFYFPCLAQEKNSFSISSKNNITADSTLYYKESYRSQFHFSPEKNWMNDPNGMVYYKGIYHLFYQHYPEDIVWGPMHWGHATSTDLIHWEHKKIALYPDQLGLIFSGSTVIDFNNTSGLGTKDNPPMVAIFTYHNMENEKAAKINIQTQGLAYSLDGGETWIKFKNNPIIDNSSFRDFRDPKVFWNDEMKIWNLVLVAGDRAQFYTSKNLINWKLESEFGQNSGAHEGVWECPDLFKIKVKNTQEEKWVLLTSINLGAPNGGSGTQYFIGDFNGKTFKTEQKDIKWIDYGTDNYAGVTFNNTPNGERIFLGWMSNWNYARNTPTTNWRSAMTLPRTLSLSKINNAYCLQSQIIEPFKKQLTTDFLKKNIILQKDQEKVFSYPNLNQSQISLKTANKDLKLVFSNDSKDSLFLNYNAKKQSFSIDRRHSGKVNFEKSFGEKTHITATPNLISKTIDYQIILDWSSIEIFLDGGIYTFTEQIFPNHPYTKLTIQSNENQKIHNIKFQSITRIW
- a CDS encoding alpha-galactosidase is translated as MNRKHITRFDYLLILYFFTFLLSPSFAQKVTIPIATADHMFLLQTDNQNRLRTVYFGKPIENESEWESVSSLSKYDENNSGIYNNAYTPAGTWNLSDPAIQVKHADGNTSLELKYVSHKQEQLDGNVTLINILLKDPVYPFEVNLYYKVWKNENLVEQWVAIKHNESNPVLLQKYASANLFFSNKDFYLTSFQGEYLKEMQPIENKLEQGIKTIDSKLGTRAMLMQTPNFMISFGHPASETEGTVLLGQLAWSGSFKLDFEIDSNKNLRLITGINPFASEYSLAPNKTFTTPSLIYALSNNGVGEASRNLQDWARKYRVLDGQGERLTLLNNWEATYFDFNENKIVGLFKGAKDIGVDLFLLDDGWFGNKYPRNNDDAGLGDWQENKKKLPHGIGYLVKEAKKEGVKFGIWIEPEMVNPKSELYEKHLDWVIRQPQRPEIYYRNQMVLDLTNPEVQDFVFGIVDDLFVKNPELAFIKWDCNAVIFNAYSEYLHKQGIPQSNLYVDYVKGLYSVLERLRAKYPKVPMMLCSGGGGRADYEFLKYFTEFWPSDDTEPLERIFLQWNYSYFFPSITTDNHVTDWGKQPLKFRVDVASMGKLGFDIVTDHLSPKDRIFCKQAISNYQTFKNIVWHGNQYRLVDPYKNDIASIMYVTKDKSRAVVFNYLVNNRFNITATKRPVVFNGLDKNKKYSIKEINLYPDIPSTLEQNKVYSGDFLMKAGYNPDVNLKRTSVILEINEVK